CATTAAAATAGTTACAACCAATATTCCAAGGAGAATAAACCACACTCGATGTTTTGCGAATAATTTAAGAAAGTTCATTGCTGAAGAGCCCTCCTTCCAATGATATCGGCCCAAACAGCGCAAATAATAATAGCTCCTTTAATAACCAGCTGAAATGGATAAGCCACATTGAGCAGAATCATAAGATTACTGAACACTGCAAAGAAAAGGGCACCGACAACTGTACGAAAGATACTTCCTCGTCCGCCCAAGAGACTGGTACCTCCAAGAATGACTGCTGCGATAACGTCAAGTTCATAACCCTGTCCGGCTGATGGTTGGGCGCTTGCCAAACGGGAACTCATGACCAGTGCTCCCACTGCAGCTGTAAAGCCGGTTAAAACAAACGTGACGAGCTTCGTCAAACCAGTATGAATACCTGATGCCCAAGCTGCCTTAGCATTACCACCAGTAGCATATACTGAATAACCAAATTTTGAGTTGCTCAGTATGATGTGAAATATAATGCCAAAGGTTACGAAGATAATTACCGGTATGGGAACTGGTCCTATCATTCCACGCCCGATTATCGAAAAAGCGCTTTCTGGATCTCCAAGCATGTGATATCCTTTGGAATAAATAAGGGCTATGGCTTGTATAATACTCATAGTACCGAGGGTAACAATGAAGGCATTTGCTTTAAATAAACCAACGAGCAATCCATTGAGTAATCCTGCCAATATTCCAACCATAAGAACTATTAAAATACTCAGTGCCAATCCTTGTTGTTGTAATCCTATCGCTAAGACCATACATAAGGAAAGAGTAGATCCTACTGATAAATCTATATCGCCCCCAATGAGCACAAATGTCATGCCAATGGCCATA
This genomic stretch from Candidatus Atribacteria bacterium ADurb.Bin276 harbors:
- the rbsC_24 gene encoding Ribose transport system permease protein RbsC, whose protein sequence is MIQTTYQETKKISGLRVLIDILKRHGIFVALIALFIVGSLISDVFLSSRNIFNILRQSSIVGIMAIGMTFVLIGGDIDLSVGSTLSLCMVLAIGLQQQGLALSILIVLMVGILAGLLNGLLVGLFKANAFIVTLGTMSIIQAIALIYSKGYHMLGDPESAFSIIGRGMIGPVPIPVIIFVTFGIIFHIILSNSKFGYSVYATGGNAKAAWASGIHTGLTKLVTFVLTGFTAAVGALVMSSRLASAQPSAGQGYELDVIAAVILGGTSLLGGRGSIFRTVVGALFFAVFSNLMILLNVAYPFQLVIKGAIIICAVWADIIGRRALQQ